The following proteins are co-located in the Castanea sativa cultivar Marrone di Chiusa Pesio chromosome 8, ASM4071231v1 genome:
- the LOC142608315 gene encoding reticulon-like protein B14: protein MPITYQSDSEDQALSLRRLFGREKPLHEVFGGGKVADVLLWKDKKLSAAILIGFTIIWFLFEVVEYHFVTLLCHGLILTMLINFIWTNVSGLIDWKPPYIPDIRLSTESTCRYIVAKLDWFSHKFYEISSGKDFIYLIVAIFSLWILSVIGTYFSSLNLLYIVFLCAQTLPVFYERYEKEVDYFANRSNRDLKKLYRKFDSKVLNKIPRGPVKERKYK, encoded by the exons aTGCCAATTACCTATCAATCTGATTCAGAGGACCAAGCTCTTTCATTGAGAAGATTGTTTGGTCGTGAAAAGCCTTTGCATGAGGTCTTCGGAGGAGGAAAAG TTGCTGATGTACTATTATGGAAGGACAAGAAACTATCAGCTGCAATCCTGATTGGGTTCACGATTATATGGTTTCTTTTTGAAGTTGTGGAGTACCATTTTGTTACACTTCTTTGTCACGGCCTCATACTCACAATGCTCATTAATTTCATCTGGACTAACGTGTCAGGACTCATCGACTG GAAACCACCCTATATCCCTGATATTAGACTTTCGACAGAATCGACATGTAGATACATCGTAGCAAAACTTGATTGGTTCTCGCACAAATTCTACGAAATTTCAAGTGGGAAAGATTTCATATACTTGATTGTG GCAATCTTTAGCCTTTGGATCTTGTCTGTTATTGGGACTTATTTTAGCTCTTTGAATCTTCTATATATTG TCTTTCTCTGCGCACAAACACTACCTGTTTTTTACGAAAGATATGAAAAGGAGGTGGATTATTTTGCTAACAGAAGCAACCGAGACTTGAAGAAATTGTACAGGAAATTTGATTCCAAAGTTCTTAACAAGATTCCAAGGGGACCAGTGAAAGAGAGGAAATACAAATAA